CGTGTTATTCGTGCTGATGGAATTGGTGTAGATACATTGCTTAAAGGTATTAGCCCGCTATTTGAATTTGACGCTTATGTCAAGGCGCCATTAATTATGATGCAAGCGGTTGAGGGGGATAGTTTGGATCCTTCTGTTGAGCAGCGTTATTTAGAGGCGATACAAAGTGCGGTGGAAAAATTGCCTAATTTAGAAAGAATTGAACGTTTTGCTTTTTATGAACGTGCCAAACAAGCCTATGCGGTTGTAATCAGCGGTGAAACAGCAAAATATGGAAATATTATTA
This sequence is a window from [Pasteurella] mairii. Protein-coding genes within it:
- the fucU gene encoding L-fucose mutarotase; this translates as MLKGIHPAISPELLKVLAEMGHGDELVLSDAHFPAHQLHHRVIRADGIGVDTLLKGISPLFEFDAYVKAPLIMMQAVEGDSLDPSVEQRYLEAIQSAVEKLPNLERIERFAFYERAKQAYAVVISGETAKYGNIIIKKGVTPLF